The sequence CGCCAGATGCTGGTGGAAGCCAGTGCGCGGCCCTGGCTCCAGCAGTTGTTGGCCCAGTGGTTACCGCAGTTGCATGCGCTGCGTGCGCAGTTCAAGGTGGTGCGGTGGGCGGTGGATGTGGATCCGCTGTCGATTTGAGTAAAAAAAATCGCCCGGCAAGGCCGGGCGATTTCATGGGGAGGTTACGTCAGGTGGGGATCAGTGACCCGAAGCACCCGCAGCACCCAGACCGGTTTCCGAACGCACTTGTTGTGCTTCGAAGTCGGCACGTTCCTTCTTGGCTTGGTCGCTGTTGTCCAGGATGGAGAACAGCCACACGCCCACGAAGCCGATGGTCATCGAGAACAGAGCCGGCGAGCTGTATTGGAACCAGGCCGAGCCCTTCGGGTAACCCAGGGTGGCTTCCCACACAGCCGGGGACACCACGGTCAGGGCCACCGAGCTGAACAAGCCCAAGAAGCCACCGATCACGGCACCCTTGGTCGTGCAGCCCTTCCACATCATCGACAGGAACAGCACCGGGAAGTTGGCCGAAGCAGCGATCGCGAAGGCCAGCGACACCATGAAGGCGATGTTCTGCTTCTCGAAGGCAATGCCCAGCGTCACAGCCAGAGCGCCCAGGGCCAGGGTGGTGATGCGCGAGACCTTCAGTTCCGAAGCGCTGTCAGCCTTGCCTTGCTTGAAGACGGTGGCGTACAGGTCATGCGACACCGCCGAAGCGCCCGACAGCGTCAGACCGGCAACCACCGCCAGGATGGTGGCGAAGGCCACAGCCGAGATGAAGCCGAAGAACACGTCACCGCCGACCACCTTGGCCACCAGCACAGCCGCCATGTTGGCACCGCCCTTGATGGCACCCTTGGCATCCAAGAACTCCGGATTGGTCAGCACCATGGTCATGGCACCGAAACCGATGATGAAGATCAGGATGTAGAAGTAGCCGATCCAGGTGGTGGCCCAGAACACCGACTTGCGGGCTTCCTTGGCATCAGGCACCGTGAAGAAGCGCATCAGGATGTGCGGCAGACCCGCAGTACCGAACATCAGCGCCATGCCGAAGCTGATGGCAGAGACCGGATCCTTGATGAAACCGCCCGGGCCCATGATGGACAGGCCGTTCTTCTCCGGGTTCATGGCTTCGGCAGCGCTGGCCATCTTGGCAGCGCTGGCAGCCAGTTCTGGCGTGGATGCAGCCGCAGCAGCACTGGCCGCTGCCGCGATGGCGGCGGTCTTGGCGGTTGCAGCCAGGGCCGTCTTCACTTCAACGCCCTTGGCGAACAGCGCTTCCGGCGAGAAACCGAACTGCGCCATCACCATGATGGCCATGAACGTCACGCCCGACAGCAGCAAGCAGGCCTTGATGATCTGCACCCAGGTGGTCGCGGTCATGCCACCGAAGAGCACGTAGACCATCATCAGCACGCCCACCAGCACCACGGCCATCCAGTAGTCCAGGCCGAACAGCAGCTTGATCAGCGAGCCGGCACCCACCATCTGGGCGATCAGGTAGAAGGCCACCACCACCAGCGTGCCGGAAGCAGCGAAGGCGCGGATCGGGGTTTGCTTGAAGCGGTAACCGGCCACGTCGGCGAAGGTGAACTTGCCGAGGTTACGCAGGCGCTCTGCCATCAAGAAGGTGATGATGGGCCAGCCGACCAAGAAGCCGATCGAGTAGATCAGGCCATCGTAGCCCGAGGCCATCACGGCTGCCGAGATGCCCAGGAACGAGGCGGCGGACATGTAGTCCCCCGCGATCGCCAGGCCGTTCTGGAAGCCGGTGATGCCGCCGCCGCCGGTGTAGAAGTCAGCAGCCGAGCGGGTCTTGGCAGCGGCCCATTTGGTGATCCAGAGGGTGCCCGCCACGAAGATGGCGAACATCATGATGGCGGTCCAGTTGGTCGCCTGCTTGGTGGTCTGGCCCAGGTCAGCGCCTGCTGCCAGCACAGAGCCGGCGGCCATCAGGCCGCCGATCAGTGCGAGAAATTGGGTAGTGCGCTTCACTTGTTGACTTCCTCGGCCAGGATTTGCTTGGTCAGTTCGTCGTACTCGCTGTTGGCGCGACGCACGTAGATGCCCGTGATCACGATAGTGAACACGATCACACCCATGCCGATGGGGATGCCGATGGTGGTGACACCACTGCCCAACGGTTGTGCCAGAAACGACTTGTTGAAAGCAATCAGGGCGATGTAGCCGTAATAAACGACCAGCATCAGGATCGTCAGCATCCAGCCGAACGAACTGCGCTTGGCTTTGAGTTGTTGGTATTTCGGATTCTTCTGAATCCGGGCGACCACAGGATCGGTCATTTGTCTCACTCCTCCGGAGAAGGTTGAACACCGGCCAGCAGTCGGGGACGAACTGCTGCTTGCAGGCCTGTGTATAAATTGACTCTGACCGCTGGCTGACCCGTTCTATAACGTTGCAATGATGTAATTGATAAATCGCAATTGGAAGAAGTGTCATGAAAATGACGCCTAAGCCGGGGGTTTTCGCGGCATTTCGCTATCATCGTCGCCCTTCTCTCCAGGTTCACCATGTCTCAGACCGTTTCTGTCCCCGCTACCCTCAACCCCGCGCAGATGGAGGCGGTCAACTACCTCTCAGGGCCTTCCCTGGTGCTGGCAGGGGCCGGATCAGGGAAAACACGGGTCATCACTTACAAGATTGCTCGGCTTTTACTGACGGGCATGCTGCCCCGGCGCATCGCCGCCATCACCTTCACCAACAAAGCGGCGCTGGAAATGCGTGAGCGCGCCCGAGATTTGGTTGGCAAGATGGCCAAAGATTTGGCCATCAGCACGTTCCACAGCCTGGGTGTGCGGATGCTGCGTGAGGATGGTGAGCGCTTAGGGCTGAAGCCGCAGTTCTCTATCCTGGATGCGGATGATGTGTTAGGCGTGTTGCGTGATGCTGGCAGTTGCACCGATAACAAACTGGCCCGCCAATGGCAGTGGACGATCAGCTTGTGGAAAAACCAAGGGTTGAACAGCGATCAGGCTTTGGCGGCAGCCGCCAATGACGAGGAACAGGTGGCCGCCAAAGTCATGAAGCTGTACGAAGAGCGCCTGACGGCCTATCAGGCGGTGGACTTTGACGACCTCATCAGCCTGCCC is a genomic window of Vitreoscilla filiformis containing:
- a CDS encoding cation acetate symporter; amino-acid sequence: MAAGSVLAAGADLGQTTKQATNWTAIMMFAIFVAGTLWITKWAAAKTRSAADFYTGGGGITGFQNGLAIAGDYMSAASFLGISAAVMASGYDGLIYSIGFLVGWPIITFLMAERLRNLGKFTFADVAGYRFKQTPIRAFAASGTLVVVAFYLIAQMVGAGSLIKLLFGLDYWMAVVLVGVLMMVYVLFGGMTATTWVQIIKACLLLSGVTFMAIMVMAQFGFSPEALFAKGVEVKTALAATAKTAAIAAAASAAAAASTPELAASAAKMASAAEAMNPEKNGLSIMGPGGFIKDPVSAISFGMALMFGTAGLPHILMRFFTVPDAKEARKSVFWATTWIGYFYILIFIIGFGAMTMVLTNPEFLDAKGAIKGGANMAAVLVAKVVGGDVFFGFISAVAFATILAVVAGLTLSGASAVSHDLYATVFKQGKADSASELKVSRITTLALGALAVTLGIAFEKQNIAFMVSLAFAIAASANFPVLFLSMMWKGCTTKGAVIGGFLGLFSSVALTVVSPAVWEATLGYPKGSAWFQYSSPALFSMTIGFVGVWLFSILDNSDQAKKERADFEAQQVRSETGLGAAGASGH
- a CDS encoding DUF485 domain-containing protein; protein product: MTDPVVARIQKNPKYQQLKAKRSSFGWMLTILMLVVYYGYIALIAFNKSFLAQPLGSGVTTIGIPIGMGVIVFTIVITGIYVRRANSEYDELTKQILAEEVNK